A window of the Zootoca vivipara chromosome 14, rZooViv1.1, whole genome shotgun sequence genome harbors these coding sequences:
- the B2M gene encoding beta-2-microglobulin, with amino-acid sequence MAKAHMLSCLALVLLVVILEATPRTPNVQVYSRHPVEMGKENIVNCYVDNFHPPKINITIEKGGKPLDVKQSDLSFDKTWAFNRLVYAKVIPDGEDVSCRVEHSTLEKPKVVKWEQE; translated from the exons ATGGCGAAGGCTCACATGCTGTCGTGCTTGGCGCTTGTGCTGTTGGTCGTAATCCTCGAGGCCACTCCAA GAACTCCCAACGTACAAGTTTATTCCCGCCATCCCGTGGAGATGGGCAAAGAAAACATTGTGAATTGCTACGTGGacaacttccaccctcccaaaatCAACATCACAATTGAGAAGGGCGGGAAGCCACTTGATGTGAAACAGTCTGACCTTTCTTTTGATAAAACCTGGGCCTTCAATCGCCTTGTCTATGCCAAGGTCATTCCAGATGGGGAAGATGTCTCCTGCAGAGTGGAGCACAGCACCCTGGAGAAACCAAAGGTTGTCAAATGGG AGCAAGAGTAA